tatccacatccttcttgtagtgtggggcccaaaactggacacagtactccagatgaggcctcaccagtgtcgaatagaggggaacgatcacgtccctcgatctgctcgctatgcccctacttatacatcccaaaatgccattggccttcttggcaacaagggcacactgctgactcatatccagcttctcgtccactgtcacccctaggtccttttccgcagaactgctgccgagccattcggtccctagtctgtagcggtgcattggattcttccatcctaagtgcaggaccctgcacttatccttattgaacctcattagatttcttttggcccaatcttccaatttgtctaggtccttctgtatcctatccctcccctccagcgtatctaccactcctcccagtttagtatcatccgcaaatttgctgagagtgcaatccacaccatcctccagatcatttatgatcatGCCAacaaggccaatgcaatcaagttggcccatttccaacagttgacaagaaggtgtgagtatcagcagagggaaaattactttttgtagcacttgtcctccaatctatatctaggaaattaaagtctcccttaatcacacaattcccagtagtatttgtttcattacaaacattaacaagaggtctctatccatatcggatcctggtggtctgtagcagactccaAGATTATCCAGGAAGACCCTCCGcaagctttcttccccaaagtgattttagCCGAAACCGACTCTGTCTTATtgattccatcacttctaatttctttacagtctacctcatcattaatgtACAGTggtactccaccacctttgcctttatttctgtctttcctgaacagcacatacccatcaatacctgtactccagtcatgactattattccaccatgtttctgttatccctataatatctggtttcacttccagcACTGGTAGTGATAGTTAATCCATTTTGtcacccaggctccttgcattggtgtaccaACATCTTATCTGTTGCTGCTTGGCTTTGTCCACATTCCTTTCCTGATTGGGTACAGTTATTCTTCTTCCAGTGTCACCTATCTGACTGGTATCAGCACTATCCTTCCTcttaatgtccattctcctacccactgtggctcctttctccattgctgtatcctttctgacttgattttcctccctctcaatcttagaatcaggcatggagattacatgagcatctcctcCAAGTTTCTAGTTTagagctcttttaatcagttgtgcaaACCTCCATCCCCAAATGCTCCCTTTTGGTCTTAAATCTAAGAATCAATTAATGAAAAAAGTTGGGGTATGGGGCAGAAGAGGGGCAAGTTAACTGGGTGACAGCTCTTTGGGATGTGTGGGGAATCTCTCTGGAGTGAAGAAGTTTCTCTGTCGTGAGAGAATATAAACCCAGCTCTCAGATTGCAGTGGGAAGTCTTATGGAATCAAAAGATGGAAATCTATCTAATTTCATGGTACAGCCAAATCTTTCAATGTTTATTACTTTTCACTATCATAGGATGCAGCTCATGGAGAAAGGAGGTGCGGAAAATCAAACATATGTGACAGAATTCATCCTCCTGGGGTTTGGGGATCTCCCTGAACTGCAGATCCTTCTCTTCTTGGTTTTCCTAGTGATCTATATTGTGACCATGGCAGGAAACATCCTCATCATTGCTCTGGTTGTGACTGATCAGCACcttcacacccccatgtactACTTCCTGGGGAACTTGTCCTGCCTAGAAACCTGCTACACTTCTGCCCTCCTGCCCAGGATGCTGGCCAGTCTCCTGACTGGGGACAGAACCATTTCTGTGCAGGGCTGCATgacacagttttttttcttttgttttctaacaACTACAGAGTGTTATCTCCTGGCGGCAATGTCTTATGATCGGTATTTAGCCATATGCAAACCACTGCACTATGGAACCTCTATGAATGGCAAGTTGTGCCTCCAGCTAGCAGCTGGGTGTTGGATAAGTGGATTTCTACCTTGTACAATAATGATGTGTTTTATGTCACAATTAATTTTCTGTGGCCCCAATGAAATGGACCATTTCTTTTGTGATCTCACCCCAATGCTAAAGCTCTCCTGCAGTGACACCAGCCAGATGATGCTGATTCTTTATATATTTTCCTTCCCAGATGCAGTTTCTCCCTTTCTATTAATCTTGACATCCTATGTTTGTATCGTTAGCACCATCCTGAGAATCCCTTCCACCACCAGGAGGCAAAAGGCCTTTTCCACCTGCTTCTCTCACCTCATCGTGGTAACACTTTTCTATGGGACCATAATGATTGTCTACATGGTACCAAAATCCAGCAACCTGAGAGTCCTGAACAAAGTGTTCTCTGTCTGCTACACAGTCCTGACTCCCCTGACCaatcccctcatctacagcctgagaaacaGAGAGGTCAAGGAGGCCCTGAGAAAAGCTGTCAGGAAATGTCTGGCCCTCACAAAGGATTCAGACTAGTTGAATGAAATGAGGATCAATCAATCTGGTTTCTATTGTGAAAGAAGGAGGGTCTAAATGGGCCCTGATACTGAAATGCAGTATACAAAAGATGTGTgtgcttgcacacacacacacacacacacacacacacacacacacacacacacacacacacacacacacacacacacatataaatttAAGAGTGATACAGATGGTTGGAAttttgcagggggaggagaggagaaaagattttgacttttcatcaaaataactgaaacctgaaaaatgaattttttttttttttgctttttggcaACTGACATCTGAAAACCTTCAGAtggaaactataaaaaaaaagtcatgcactgttgttgtggctgtgttggtcccagaatattacaAAGACAAGCTGTGACCctctgtacctcaaaatagcatcctggacccccatattcaccactgtgatagGAGGATGGTGTGTTtggtacaaagtatgccttggaAGGTATCATTTGAGAAGTCTGGATCTGCTGAACATTAGTATCCTGTTGAATTGTGGGTAATATCATTGTATGTGATGTTATGACATATTGCTAAATATGTTACTGAAATATAGTGAGGTTCGAAGATGGGCACAGCTGGCCTCTCAGTAACAACAAAGGGGCACCCATCACTGGCCAGACAGGCGTTGGTGGcccatcaagaagaatccactCTCCCAGAGACTCCAAAGAGGGCACGTACACAATGGGTACTGCCCGACCCCACCTCACAGCAAGGATCGTTCAAGCACCTGGAGAGAAAGTATAAGGAGGGTCAATGACATCaccacttggcctctctcctccaccatctcaacacctggaagatcatctggaagacaaagactttgaactggggaagattggtcccaggctgggaagggattCCAGCCTGTGTATAGAGAACTGTGAGCTGCCTGTAACATCTATTAGGGTGAGaaactgtttgattcaaatcttgcttcaTTTGTAGAATTTAGACTccaaatttatttgtatttcttatgtaaccaactctgatctctatgcctgcttcttataatcacttaaaatctatcttattgtggttaataaatctattttatattttacctaaaacagttttggatgaagtgcttggggaatctcagctcagCTTCACAAGGGCCACAAGAGCTTGCACTGTCCAAGGGAGTCTTGAGAAGTGTAAGACGGTATATTTCTCTGGTGCAAGGCTGGGGTGATTGGCTGGTGCCCCTCTCTGTATAATTCATGACTGTCTTAGAGAACATTCATGCAATTTAACTGGGTGTGTGTCTGCACaagctgatggctgagtgatcacagcacctggaggggtttgctgcttgtcactggcatAGTATTGTGAGAGACAGGCTGGAGATTTAAGGGGACACAGTGGTCCCACAGCTCCAGGTTGTaccccggggatcccatcacacaaggcgggtgaggtaatatcttttattggaccatcttctgtggTGAGAGACTCAAGCTTAGACagaagagctcttcttcaggactgggaaatgtactcagtgtgtcagctaaatacaaggtggaacagattgtttagcataagtagttaacatatttcaagggactgcTATAGAGTGATCTCTtcgtgaaaagtgttcacccagagGTGATACAGTgtttgtattttatcatttttcattgacagttcatttgagagcatagtgattttctggtttcacccacatagctgtTGTCTGGGCATTTGAttcactggatgaggtacaccacatgttgtgataggcacaggtaggacccatggatcttgaaaggtgtgttgggggAAGTATTGCTCATCGTAGCAGAGGAGATATGTCTGCTacttttgcatctgttgttctggcagggtctgatgctgctttgagttggtgtgtccttatctgtggggaacttgcttctgatgatgaacttggaaaggatggggggttgtttgaaagccagaagtggggattcaggaaagatttctttcaggatgtgatcCCCATCGAGTGCGGATTGTAATTGTTTAAAGgtacttttcacaaagcgatcactctacaTCTGATTTCTCAGTCCTCATTCGCAAAAGAAATCTGCACAACCCtgtcaaaagatgagcctgggaacttaaattcataactttgcaagacactaaaaatcatgaactgaataGATACACctgatttatggcttattacaacaaactGTAACCAACTAactccccccatacacacacacacacacagctgcatttcccaccctccctcccatgactggaggggtgtgtgtcataaccataagggtagcctaaaattcctccttacctgtaaggggttaagaagctcaaataacctggttggcacctgaccagaggaaccaatggggacaaatgataatttcaaatctggggagcgggggagaggctttgttttgggttctttgtttctatgTTCAtttgctcttgggactaagagggattggacatcaatccatgtcctccaaaccaGTCTCTCATATTATAGAAATTGTGAGTAGAGCCAGGCATGGCGGATTAGtttaatctttgttttctcaacttgtgaatttttcctttgctagagggaggtttatccctgttttgttgcaactttgaaactaaggctcgAGGGGGTTTCTCTGTGTTTTGttcatcttttgttaccctgtaaagttatcttccaacctgattttacagaggtgatttttaccttttctttttttttttttttaataaaattcttcttttaaaaactgattgatttttttttcagtgtccaaagatccagggatttgggtctgttttcactttgtaaccaattggttaggatattattctcaaacctccccaggaaagggggtgtaagggcttggggaaatggagggaggcgcAGACGTGGTCTGGCCTGCCtgcccccaagatggacctgattGAGGAGTTCTATTCTCTGTACCAACAAACTCTGTTTTAGAtggtgttcctgtcatctaataaaccttttgttttactggctggctgagagtcatgtctgactgaggagttggggtgcagggccctctggctttcCCGAGAGCCCCGCCTGTGTGggctcactgtgggaagcgcatggtgaggaaggggatgctgaatgctccgaggtcagacccaggaagttCGAAGCTGtgaagcttcttgccctggagacagtctgctcacagagaggaggctccgtGTGAcaagcacttttatccaaagcgctttataATGGTTAGCTAAcgatacaaacaacatttggaaagatcattaattGGTTTGcaaagaccctcagcaattttcaagtggtacatggaaaaaaaagtttgagatctACTGCTCTCATTGATCATCACCTTATCACCAAAACAACGGTAatcgggacaactttaagtgaggagttactgcaTGTTGGCTtacaaggctgggggtggggcagaactTGGACCTATTCTatgcaccaccaaaaattatacaaacctacTGCCCTTGTTCCTGATGAATTTGCCCATACTCGACCTCGGATCCACTTCCGTCACcgttacacatcactcctgacgTATTGAGGTACAACCCCTCTATGTAGTAAGGTGCCGCctatcaccttgtacatgttggttcaatcaaaacaactctatccatcatattatCCTTTGATcctgtctttaggatgggtcagcatGTTCTATGTGGAATGTGTTAGTTTTGGAGTATTCTGGTACCATCCTGGCATATGTTTATATGTCTAGTGTCCAGTACCTTTTAggtatgtgtgtttttgcaacatcagccgccttcttgccagcttctgtgagcagggcctgcctctggctcataACTTagctttgctttatattagcaaagtCTTAACCGTCACTTTGGCTCAGGCAGTAGGCCTCAtactgggcctctgatacaagggtttataTTTCtgggcctcatcttactacattagccagaggttaagggtctattccaggagtgggtgggtgaggttctgtggcctgcgatgggctggaggtccgactagatgatcacgatggtcccttctgcccttaaagtctgtgaatctatgaaacaacCTGTAAAATGCTGTGGGATGTAACATTTGTAAACGGTGTAttggatttttaattaaaatcacaaTAAAGGGGTCATTAGCATAGGGAGAGGGAGTGGTCTGAGTGTGATGGGGTcactgatatttggggctttaagAGGCAGCCTGGGGCACTAGACCTTTGTGCCTGACTTTCCCTgtctatacaatggggataataacccTTCTTTTGTCTGTTGAGACAgggagctcttcagagcagggtctgTCTCccactgtgtctgtgcagcacctagcataatagtgggccctgatctcagctgaggttGGTGCAGCATCTggtgcaatggggccctgatctcggtcagggtctgtgcagcacctggcacaacaggggcccTGATGTTGGacaagtgctaccataatacaaataataaataataatagtggtGAAAGGCATGAGAGGCTGAAGTGTGTGAGGCCTGTACACCAGGTGATAGGGCTCATATTTAAATGGGTCAGATTGATCCTCCTGGCACTTTGAGTGCCTTCAAATTATATCTAAGATGTGGTCAGGGCCTCACTGTGCTGGGTACCACTCAGACCACTAATAAGATTGGGATCCCATTGTGCCAGATGCTGCCAAGACCCTGACCAAAGTGagggcccattgtgctggatgctgcacAGACCCACCGTGAGACACCTCCCCGAAGAGCTCATCATCTGAAATTGATGATATCAGAACTGCATAATGGATTgggatgcccaattcccattaattAGCTCTTAGGAGCTGGGACagcctttttttctgtgtttatacagcatgtAGCACAAGGGGGCCTGGGCCATGACTATCATAATACATATAATTATGGGAACTGATTTCCGAATTCCTTTgccagctttgaaaatcccaatcttggcaggaaactgaggcacagagagattcagtgacttgGATTTGCAAATGAGGCCAAAGGAGTGAAGAGCCCAATTCCAATTGGCTTGCAATGTAATTTGGGGCCTTAtttccttaggctcctttgaaatccCTAGTCTAAGTCACTTACCCAAGGTTACATGCAGAGTCTCTGGTGAAGCTGTGATTTCAATCCAGGTTTCTTTAGTGCTAGTCCAGCGCCTTAAGCACCAGGCTGCGGGCCACCTGAGGCAGCGCAACTAGGGTGTAGTTTACCAATGTGATCATTCTCATCCCTGCCTCTCTCACCTCTGTCTCCTCCctggccctcatcaccataggaACTGGTCGATGACCTGTACTATTTCTGGGATCACTACTTTGAAAGCCATGGCGTGGAGGATGCTGGGAGAAAGCAGCAAgatgtgctggaggaaatggagAAGACACTATAGCAGATGGGAGAGATAGATGGTAACTGGGTACAGGAGGGAAATGTGACCCCTGCCCTAGAGGGGAAAAACCTGGCATCCCATTCCCACCTCCAGGAGCCAGACAGACCTGGGGCCCCCCTGCGGCTGGATTAGAATTGACACCCCTGGAAGGGAAAGGCTCCATGCCCCATTCCACACCCCAATGAGCCAACCAGTGTCCCTCCCTGGGGCTGGATTGtggccagcgccccctagaggggataggccctgtgccccattcccctcctgagccagccagtcccctgccctggggctggaggggagctgTGCCACAGGCTGTGC
This portion of the Dermochelys coriacea isolate rDerCor1 chromosome 14, rDerCor1.pri.v4, whole genome shotgun sequence genome encodes:
- the LOC119843062 gene encoding olfactory receptor 5B21-like, giving the protein MQLMEKGGAENQTYVTEFILLGFGDLPELQILLFLVFLVIYIVTMAGNILIIALVVTDQHLHTPMYYFLGNLSCLETCYTSALLPRMLASLLTGDRTISVQGCMTQFFFFCFLTTTECYLLAAMSYDRYLAICKPLHYGTSMNGKLCLQLAAGCWISGFLPCTIMMCFMSQLIFCGPNEMDHFFCDLTPMLKLSCSDTSQMMLILYIFSFPDAVSPFLLILTSYVCIVSTILRIPSTTRRQKAFSTCFSHLIVVTLFYGTIMIVYMVPKSSNLRVLNKVFSVCYTVLTPLTNPLIYSLRNREVKEALRKAVRKCLALTKDSD